In the Equus quagga isolate Etosha38 chromosome 6, UCLA_HA_Equagga_1.0, whole genome shotgun sequence genome, gtgtgtgtgtgttgtgagaAAATGATAAATCTATGACCAAATAGAGATGTCACCAAACAGCCATTCATGGGAACACTCAATTAGCAATAATGTTTCTCAACGCCTGCTACATATTAGAACCACCTGGgagcttcttttaaaaactaaccaGTTGACATCTAATTGAGTTAGACTGGCTGGGGTTGGGGCTAGGGCACCCTAAAAGTGTAGTCTTAGAAGAATTTTACGTTAGTGGTTGTTATCTAAATAACAATGATCTTAGAACTCAAAAAATTGGGTGTGGGTGGAGATAAAAGAACAGATATTgagaatacatttttttgtacCCTGAGCTTGTAGATACATCATGTACTCCCTTTTTCACACAGAAACTACCTTATAGGATTTCTGAGAGTAATTGAAATTCTTGGATACCCAACAACATGTATTAACATAAAAGCATGATTACCTCATGGGTCTCTAGCTAGAGTTTAATTGATCCTGGGTCttgatgccttttctttttttttttagcagacaTTGATAGTGGTTGTGATTGGTGATGTCTATTGATTTTCCTGTGACGAAAATGTTCTATGACAGCTCTGACCTCAGGTGGGAGAGAGCAAACTTTCCCTGCCCACGTAATCAATGACTTTAGTCTGCTGCTGCTTCGGCCTGGGTCTTCAAGAAAATCTCAGATTTGCCCATCTCTGAAATCTCTTGGGATGTGAGAGGATTGTTCTTCTCAAATTGAGGCCCCAGAACAGCAGCACCAGCTCGCctgttagaaattcaaattctcaGGCTCAACCCCAGAGCTGCTAGATCAGAAACTGCATTTCAACTTCCCCTCCAGGAGACTGTGAcgcatgctcaagtttgagaaccactgagcttgCACAGgctctttccttgttttttcaattattattagTGTGTTTTTCTCAATGGAAAGGCATGAAACAGGCATTTGTAGGCATATGCCATTCttagcttttcttccttctcccctccgaTGATGAGGCAGATCAGGGCTAGAGGGAAAATGAGGGGTAGCTTTAATCTCTGAATGACTCTTTCATCAAGGTTCCTCTTCCAATCTTTTAAAGTATAGTCATCAGATAAAGGTACATTTTCTATgtaaatgtataaagatatacacaatgtataaagttatattgtattataaatatataaagatacaaGTATATAAGTATACATTGTATATGTTTTTCTCCActacaaatatataaagatatataatgtATAAAGGTACATTGTATATATGAAGGTATAAAGATACACACGATGTATAAAGatatattgtacatatttaaatcTCTCTTGTAAATGCAGAGGAGAGCAAACCAGGAAATTCTGGGAATCAGGGCACCATTGGGAATTTGAGGTCATGAGAGGAAACTTTGGAGATTGGAGGTCAGCAGGGGACAGAAACAAGAGTGGGAAGAAGAACAAGGTGTGGTAAGGGCCACTGCATTGCACAAACTCAAAAGAGGTCAGCCCCTATTTGCCTAGAATTTCCTGCAGTTGGTGCTCCCAGAGCTGTGCAGGGCAGTGCCCTGGGTGAAGGCAAAGGCAGACGGCAGCCCTGGATGAGCCCCTAAGGTTTCTCTCTAAAAGTCAGTCACACTGTGACTTCTTTGGAGCTTTAGAATAGGTACTGAAGATAGCTGTGCTGTCTCCTCCaagggtctttttaaaaatagaataaattctcGTCTCTCTTGGGGGtctaaaggcagagagaaaaatcaatgttaTCTTATTTCTATAACCCTCCCAACTGTTAACAGTTGAAGTTGTGTTATTGCCCCACCTatcatctctatctatctatctatctatctatctatctatctatctatctatctacctacctatctatctatctatctatctatctcaaaGCTCTTCTCTCCAGACACTCAAAGATACAGCCTATCTTTTAAACATCATGATGGTGGTTAGCATGGATGGTCATCTCAATAAttgagaaatcagaaatctctCCAGGGTGTTTCTAGGATCTAGATACATGAATTTACCAGATTCTCTGCTAAGTGCCTgcatgcattgtctcatttaatcttgacaACCAACTTATGATAGTGGTGCTGTTAATATCCTCAGTATGTGTCGGTGGCTGAGAAGGGGTTTGAACGGGGGTCAAAGCCTGAAGTTTCATCTCTTCCACCTTACTATTTAATATAGCGAAGGTCTTGATTCAGGTGGGATTGTGGTTACCTATTGGCTCCTTCATTCTCAGGGCTCAAATTGAGATATGCAATTACCTACGCTCTTTAGGTACTTGTGTTCTTTTTCTGGCTTGTGTGTCTAAACCTCTATTTGTGgcaatattttaagttaattattaGTACTGTAAAAGCTCTTAGACTTCCGTGTAATACTTTAAACAcactgtgactttttaaaataaaaaattaaccacTGAGAGCTAGGCATCATTCTCTTTTCTATGGGCTGAGCTTCAATGTTATAACAGGAACTCACTAATGAAATAGACATTAGAAAAGCCTTCCTAAAGATTTAAGAGGGTCATTTATTCTGCGGTAATTGTTATTTTCCTAGTTAACTTCATCTCCACTTGTGTACCTGCTACAAATGTTTAATTATGTTCAATTATTCCATGTCTTATAATTTACattgccttttatttcctcttattgTCCAAAGTATCTTGTTAGGTGGCATATGTGTGGTCTACTTTTTGAGCACATCAACACAATTCTTTGGGCTAAACTTTCCTTAATAGCTACTTAGAACATCAAGGAATTTCACTGCGTATGTACTTCTGGCATATTTTAAGGAAAGAGGATTAATTTATTGTATGTCCAACAGTCCTGAATTCTTACTGCTTTATCAAAAGAGTACATGTATAAGTAAgagtctttattctttttatttcaggaattACAACATATTGTTAGATCACAACACATCAGAGCAGAAAAAGGTAAGCATGGATGATCTGTATGAATGTTTAAAAACCCATAGGATCATTATTCTTTGGGCTAATGTGGCTTCTCTCATCTCCAGCTACGGTGGAAGGTTCTTGGTTAGATCTGGCCAGGAGGGGCAAGCCTGACACTCAACCTTTTGCTCATCTCACTATTAATGCCACCGACATCCCATCAGGTAAGTTCCATTTGCATCCGGCCTGAAAAGTATTTCAAGAGTCATTTTTCAGCCCATTTGAATACTCAAACCTATTATTAGCCTGTTACTAAAATTTTGAGAGCCCTTAACTTTTAGACCAAAATTTAGACTTTAGTTCATAATGCACATCATGGAAACAGTGATTCTCAATCATGCCAGAATGGACGTCATTACTATATTCAGATTCAGATCATCAGAGCGGGTTTATTTTAAGTGACTGCCAGTTGAGGTTGCATAACTGAGAAGGACAATCCCTTCTTATTCTCATCTATATTTACCTAAGCTTAAGTTGACAATTCCCTTTGCTGACCTGTGTGGTGCATGGATTCATGCAGGTAGTCATATACTCAGCCATCTCCTGCAGAGTTTCAGATAGGGGCTCAAAAGAGTGAAACTTAACAGGCAGTAGCCCTCTAGAAATTGAGACATACTCCTTCTCCAGGGAGTTATCATTTTGGGGGGTAAGAATTTAGCTCAATAGACTGGAGACCTGATTATCTTTTGGAAATGAGGAAACCCGGAGCTGTATGCCTACATCTATCTTAATTCACCAGCTGTTCCGTCATATAATTCCCGCTGGTTACTTCATGTTGGGATAGGTGGGCATCAAAAAGATTGCAGAGAACATCATCATAGAGTGACCATTGAACATCGTTGATATCATTGTTATGCCATTTAGTGGACACACACTATGTATCAGGCATTTTGCTCTGTATTCGTGATCTCTATTCCTTACTACAACCTTGCAAGGCAGTTGGCATCATTCAGATTTTGCAGACAGGGAAACCAAGGTCCAAGTTGATTCCCAGTCCATGGTTTTTGTACTATAGGTTATCATATAAGTGCCTGTGGCCAGTTGGCTTTGTCAGAGGGAAATAAAGTCAGAGCCCTATGTTCCTCTTTTCCCGAAGGAAATAGATTAACGTAGTTTTAGTAACAGGGGCTCTGAAGACTAACTTCCTGGGTTAGAGGCCCCACTGTGCTACTCTCTGGCTGAGTGATCTTGTGCAAATCCTTGAAATCACttgggcctcagcttcttcatggGGATGGTAATAGCATCTACCTCATGGGGCAGCTGTGAAGATTCCCTGAGATAACAAACTATTAACACTTAAATGGAAGCTGGCAGTTGGTAAACACTCAGTGAATgtaatttgttattattattcaaatttaattaaataattatacatattctaacttttttccaaaaacaattcaaggcaatgttttcttagagttaaaatatccaaattttaggggccggcccggtggtgcagtggttaagtgcacacattccactttcgGTGgcatggggtttgctggttcgaatcccaggtgcagacatggcaccgctcatcaagccatgctgtggcaggtgttccacatataaagtagaggaagatgggcacggatgttagctcagggccagtcttcctcatgttagctcatggctgatcttcctccaaaacaaagaaaaaaatccaagttttAATAAATGATTCTGAAGCCACTATCATAGCATGGGCTGTGGAAGGATCTTTCCTGACTGCAGATGGAGAAAGTAAGAAACCAACTCTTTGATTTTTAGTAGATTTTCCTAAATTATCCATCCTGTCCCGGATACTTGcttcataaacaaaatgtgtgtgtgtgtgtgtgcacgcgcgcacCTTACAGTGGAGCTACACTGATTTTCTGAGTGGAAAACTACTTTGCATCTTAGCAAAGGCAATCAAATTAATACTGATGTGTCAGCTGGGTGTGCTGTGAACGTGCTCTGCATTTAtcttttcagttcattttaaaTGGCATGTGATAAATATTGCATTAGACTGTGTGCCAAAGTCTGTTTGGGAACAGCATGTTTAGCTATTAAGCTCTCTCTCCAGGCACCTAGCATCAAATCATTGCCCAGAAGTAAAGCAAATTCCTGGTTATTTTCTGATGGTTACTGAGTTGGAGACTGAGTGAAATGAGTTAGTGTATGCTTCtgtttaagaaaatagaatttgCTCCTCTGACTGAGCCAAAACCTCTTGAGTCCATTTCTCTCTCAGTTTGGGCCAGTACTGGCTACTTCAGAGGAAGATAGCTTTAGTTTTGCCAGTTCATTTTGGACCTCTGATTCATACCAatttacacaaaagaaataaGTCAGAATCTGCCTTACACTGACTTGAATAAATGCATTGGGAAGTATTTCATGAGGTCAGAATATGTGGCTTTCTTTAGGGGATGCTCAGGCTAAGTATTTGGAGGCCTTTTCTCCAACACCTAACAGCAGTGACCATAGGGGCTCAGGAGCTCGGGTAAGAGGTCATCAGCATGCTTCATTAGTAATGGACACTCAGGTTTGCAAGTGAAGTCCTTCACCTTGATCGCTGCGTATTTTCCTCGTCTTTTCTCCCGATGTTGTCTATTCATGAGTCCTCTAGTTCACACTGACagattttctcccctttctcctctgcatTCTGTGTGCATTCCATCCTTTGCTCGGACAGTTTCTCTCACTGACAACACTCTGCCTTTTCTCAGCGCATCCACCTTTGGCTCAAGTCCTCCCTGTCCTCTGGCTCCTCCATCCCCTCACTGGGCTGAGCTCTCCTGATCGCCATTAAATTCTACAGCTTTCACTTGGCAGTGGCTTTAACTGAACTTCAACTGTGTGCTATGTGACatgcagaaatgaaaatgttatatttttcattttatatgccCATTCTTATTTTCTCCACTACTAGTGATAAGTACCTTGAGGGTACATTGCTTGATAAAATTCTTAGTTATAGGCAGAGTGAATATCCATAGAAAGCACCActtagatatttgttgaatgactgatcAACTGAATTGAGCAGTGAATAcgttaaaaataaagatacatttaGTAGGAAATAAGTACACTCCTTCCACTTGACTTTAGCTAACAATGGGAGTGGTATGTGGTCCTAGTTCCTGTCTTCTCCCCTCTCTATTTCATATTCCTTGCTTGCCTTCCCAGACCATATCTCCAAGCCCTTGATCTAACACTAGCTTACTTTATCTTAGTCATCCTACTGCTCTCTGTTAAGAGCCATCATAGGAGATAAACTATAAGACCCATAATTGATTGAATAAAGGATTGAATATAAGAGTTGGGTAAGAAGGAGAGAGACATGAGCTTTTTTGAGATAGGAAACATCTTGAATTTTATTACCTTTATCAATGGATTAGGTGGCTGTTTACCAGCCTGGAGGAATTACTTTACTAGTGTTTATGAGGATATGATGAATAAAGTCCTATAGTCTCATTTTGATTCATTTGGGACCATGGAATGATATTTACATTTGTGATGCTTTAAACTAGGATGACCTGAGGTAGGACCTCCAATGACAAAGGGCATGTGCTGTGGTGGGACCTGGAGGCAGCAGTGTCTGTGGTGGCTTCTCAGGCTCACTCTAGCACCTTCTTTTTGATAAGATGTGGAGTTCAGGAAATATAATGTCCCTGGACAGAGGGATTGAGACCACTGGATTCTTCACCTTCACAGGCCTATCTAATGATAGATTGTCTCACTATAGCTGGGCCCTTGCTGCATTTTCTTCTCCCACTTGCCCCACGACCTGGTTGGTTCTTGGAACAGCCTGCTATTGAGGTCCCCAGACCATATTCTAGCTGTGCAGTGGCCCTCCAGAGACAATAGGACATTCTCCTTTTTTGGCTCTCTAGAGAAAGATGCAGGTGTTGAGTTTCCCCAGAATTCAGGCGAGTCTGGGAAGGCAGCAAGTGTGGGTTTCTGATTCTACAAGGATCTCCCAAGGACCCACTCTAACCAGAGGGTTGTCAGCTCTGATGGATCGGTGGAATCCACCTTAAGCCTGAGTCCCGTGGGTGGATTTCTCTGGGGTGGCAGGCAGCGAAGAACTTCTCCCTGACCACAGAAACTAATCCCACCCCAGCTCTGAGATTCTCATTTTGCCTTGTTGAAATCTTGACAGATGACAAAACTTAACTTAGCATAAGTATTCACAAAATCCTCtggaagaaaaatgtgtttttggaCTTTCCTCAGTATAACCACTTTCCCTCCACCAGTTGACACCTTTTCCAGCTGGATCATAGATGTCCACATAAATACAAACCTTTGATTAATTGGGTTTATCATGGAGATATTGCCAGTTCTTCAAGAACTAGTAAAATACACTAAAGACCTGAAATGTTGAAATTACTAGATACATTGCTGATTTAgaagatattttagaaattttcacTGCTCCAGAAACAGTAGCATGAGGATCAGTGGTCACATTTCAGGTGTGAGAAGTGGCTAAAGGAGAATTCTGGTCGATCAGGAGAGACTTTATGATCCTTTGGTCACAAAGGATTGTGTGAAGTTGTGAAGCTGGGGAGTGCAAAgccaagaattttttttgtgAACTTCTTTGGGGGCAGCTTTTCAGTTGTATGAACCTAGGAGGTATTAGGATTATTGGAGGAGGGCAAAATCGACAGTGATAAGAATTGAGTTAGGAGTTTGACTCTTTGGTCAGAGTTCTTGTGATCCAGATTTTCATCTCCTTCTACTTACCCCTCTCCATGAATTAAAAGAGAAGATGGAGTCATGTGAAGTGCGAAAGTTCTCTTCCTAGACTTGTTTCTTGCTTTCCTGTCTCAACTGCCCTTGGCCCATTCCCTTCCTTCAACCTTGAATAATCTTCCCGCTTCTGTTGGCTGCACCTTATTCCTCCTTGAGTTCTCAGGCTCAGTAGCACAATAGAGTCACTCCATCCCTCTGGGGGAAAataatctctctttcctttgaattTCCTTAGCAGTTATCTGCACCCTTCCTATTGGGGCTCACTCCTTGCTTCTTATCTGAACACACATCATACTTATTCCTCGTGCACTGTAGTTTCCTTGAAGTCAGGAGAAATGAGATTTTGTCTTTGTACCCTCTCGAAGGCTTAGTAGAGAGCACTAAGTGCATCTTAATGTGTTTCTCCCcgtttagaaaataaattctgagaaGTTAATCTCCCACTGGAACAATGACTATTATAATATGTTTTTCTCCAACCTCATAGAATTGGGAAGATGTCCTTCTCATTGAAGGGGTGGATTTTAAATCATgtacctctcctctcctcaggtTCCCACAAAGTGAGTCTGTCTTCCTGGTACCATGACCGAGGGTGGGCCAAGATCTCCAACATGACTTTCAGCAATGGGAAACTCAAAGTTAACCAAGATGGCTTTTATTACCTGTACGCCAACATTTGCTTTCGCCATCATGAAACTTCAGGAGACCTCGCTACGGAGTATCTTCAGCTGATGGTGTATGTCACTAAAACCAGCATCAAAATCCCAAGTTCTCATACCCTTATGAAAGGAGGAAGCACCAAATACTGGTCGGGGAATTCTGAATTCCATTTTTACTCTATAAACGTTGGAGGATTTTTTAAGCTACGGTCTGGTGAGGAAATAAGCATCGAGGTATCCAACCCTTCGCTACTGGATCCAGATCAAGACGCAACGTACTTTGGGGCTTTTAAAGTTCGAGATATAGATTGAGCCCCCTTTTGTGGAGTGTTATCATGTATTTCCTAGGATgtatgaaaaactttttttttaacaagccaAAAAGATGTATATAGGTGTGTGAGACTACTAAGAGGTATAATCCACATGGTACAAGAAGACTCTATCCATGCTTTTGAGTCTGTAGAGAGCACATGTATTTACAGCCAAAGGGAGATGTTGGAGGCAAGGGATGTTACAGTCGAAAGGCGTTCTTACacaatggtttttaaattttgtaatgaATTCCTAGAATTAAACCAAATTGGAGCAATTATGTTGCCTTTATGAAAAACTGCATTTGGGCTGTGAGAGGGGTTAATTCTCTGGATCTAGCCAGCAGTTATGTGCCActaggcagctgaagtggagagGATGACATCTAATTGTAAATGGATGGTCATCAGAAGGGTTAAGTTCTTTTGAATTGTTACATCATGCTGGAACCTGcaaataaatactttttctaatgaggagagaaaatatatgtatttttatataatatctaAAGTTATATTTCAGATGTAATGTTTTCTGTGCAAAGTATTGTAAATTATATTTGTGCTATAGTAtttgattcaaaatatttaaaaatgtcttgctGTTgacatatttaatgttttaaatgtacAGACATATTTAACTGGTGCACTTTGTAAATCCCCTGGGGAAAACTTGCAGCTAAGGGAAAAAACGTTGTTTGCTAATATCAACTGTattatatttcttcattctttttaacttaacAGATTTTTCAGACTTGTCAAGTCTgtgcagaaaaatttaaatggatgCCTTGAATAATAAGCAGGATGTTGGCCACCAGGTGCCTTTCAAATTTAGAAACTAATTGACTTTAGAAAGCTGACATTGCCAAAAAGGATACATAATGGGCTACTGGAATCTGTCAAgagtatttatataattattaaacaGGTGTTTTTCTACAAATGCTGcaaattgtaaatttttttaatggaaaatttgtCAGTGGCTTATCGGCAAAAAAGATCCTGTTCTTAATTTAGTGGAAGTTATTTTATACTGTACAATAAAAACATTGCCTTTGAATGTTAAGTTtttggtataaaaataaatttataagaagACATACCTTGTGATTTTGTACTTCTCTTtcatgtctgtcttgttctgtGATCCTGTTCTTTTCAATATGGTGATGTGACTTCTATCTTTCCAAAAGTTACTGGGAGAAATgcagatttaattaaaaattaggaACAGattcaattaaattaataaaccttggaatttgaaaaataatttgcaagAAATTTGTATGTAAGAATGTAGCTAGCTCGAAAACAGAGTCTTTTCACTCAAAAAAGAAAGGTTTACGGGGCTagcccaatggcctagtggttaagtttggtgggtcctgctttggtggtccatgttcagttcctgggtgtggacctacaccactcatcagtggccacactgtggtggggacccacacacaaaaaagaggaagattggcacaatgttagctcagggccaatcttcttcagcaaaaaaacgGGGTTTATGTTATcttatcatgagaaaaatatggTGTCTTTTACAAAATCATAATACCCCATGCAAAACCGTTTGACTTGGAGGAACCCATGAACATTTTATGCCTCACCCCAGTGAAGAAGGATTAACGGTAGACTGGGTACTTGTCCTCATGGAAAGGTACGTGGGGGAGCTGTCCAACCTGGGTTGGTTATTCACGTGAGAGATATAAGAGAACAAGCAGCTTGGAAGGCACAGGAAGCCATAATTTAAGGCTCTCGGCCATTTGTGGATAAATGTTTCTCAATGGTTGTAACAGgatagaaggagaaaagaaatagtagatgttataaagaagaaatcGTAAATTTTAAACAGCAGAGCTTTGATGATGGGACTCAATCATTGACCAAAATATGcctattgttttaaaactatCAGCCAATTTGAGTTAGCTTGATACAAAATATGATTTTGTATCCCAATTGCATATCCCCATTGCTGAGCCTTGGgttaaggaaaaattaattctGATAAGCAATCGGAAAATTACTCTCCGTTGACACGAAATCTTGTTACATAGAGAGCCTTATTAGGTGCCCTGGCCCCTATAATGTAATTCTGTCATTTCCAAAGGTGaatagcattcattcatttgtttgtttgttccacATTATTTATTGAGAACCAACTATGTGCTAGGCGCGGAACCAGGCACTGGTGTTGCTATGGCACTCTTCCTGCCCTTGagaagtttacattctagtggggagccAACCTCACAAGAGTTTGGTAAACTCCAGGGTATGAGCATGTAAAGCATGCtgtgggaacagagaggaggcCATCAAACCCAATCTTGGGGATCACAGAAGGTCTAGAAATGAAACCAGGCTGGCTAGGAGGTGAGTCGAAAGGCTCCAAAAGTGAATACAGAATATCCATTGCTATTTTTAACTTAAAGGCCACTAACTCATGCCCTCTCAAAGATGAGCTAAAACCCAAAGTCGGGATGGCGAGAACCTGGGATCTAGTGAGACAATACATGGTGGCACCAGCCAGACTGGGGAACTAACATGGCGGATGGTCTGCAATGCTAGGGGAGATCCTTTATAGAGGACCTTGAAAATTCAGCCTGCCTATAATGCGAATTTTATGTCCATTAACAACCTGGTAGGCTAGGAATTTTTTGAGCTTTGCTGGAATGAATCTATGACTTAACGAAATGTTGGTGTGAACTGGCTGTGCCTCAAAGGAGGCAACTGTAGCAAGTGGCTGTGCCAGAAGGTATGG is a window encoding:
- the TNFSF11 gene encoding tumor necrosis factor ligand superfamily member 11, with translation MRRASRDYSKYLRGTEEMGGGGAPHEGPLPPPPPAPPSAPQPAAASRSMFVALLGLGLGQVVCSVALFLYFRAQMDPNRISEDDTHCINRIFKLHENADLQDTTLESQDTKLIPDSCKRIKQAFQAAVQKELQHIVRSQHIRAEKATVEGSWLDLARRGKPDTQPFAHLTINATDIPSGSHKVSLSSWYHDRGWAKISNMTFSNGKLKVNQDGFYYLYANICFRHHETSGDLATEYLQLMVYVTKTSIKIPSSHTLMKGGSTKYWSGNSEFHFYSINVGGFFKLRSGEEISIEVSNPSLLDPDQDATYFGAFKVRDID